The DNA segment AGGAAACAAATCCAAATGCACTGAAAAACGTTGTCATCAACTCCATGCTTTCTGACAATCAGAAGCAGATTATTGACAATCTTACGGAAGATGCAATAAATGACCTGGGCAAAAAAATGCCTCTTAAAGAACTTTCTGAAAAAGTAAAGAAAGACATTGAATCTTTTAATTCAGAATTTGACAACACAAAACTTACAAAAATCGATACACTTTATACAAAACTTATCGTAATGATGAATCTCTGTACTTACGACTACTATTTCATCATTAAAAAATTTGACAGCAGCTTCAAGGAACATAATTTTTCTGCACAGCCAAGATTTCAGGCAATCAACAGTTCCTATATCGCAGAAGACCTTAAAAACTTTATTGATGTCGCGTGGGGAATTCCTTTTGACGCAGACTGGGATGATGTCTTTAAGCTTTTAAAATTTATAAAAGGCACGGATATCATAGCTCCGAACCTCTGGCGCCGTATTCTTGCAAAAATCCGCACTATAAAAGACAAGCATGTTTTTGAAATGATGATTCAGCTCATTTCTTCAAATCCTGCTTATAAAGACACTTATAAAACTGAAGACCTGCATATTGCCGACGATTATCTTTCACAGATACGCAAACAGTCTGACGCTGCCCTGGATGCAATAAAAAAAAGACAGGCTGCAAGTAAGGTTGATTCACTTCTTTCTCAGGTTTTTGGAACAAATGCAATTCCTAAACTGAAGAACTACAACGATTCAAACTGTGATATTCTTGAACGCAAGGGAATCGGATCGTATCTTTATGCTACTCCCCTCAGTTATCTGAAGCAGTTCCTTCTTGAATACACAAAAAAAGAAGTGCGGGAAATCTCTGACATCCTTGTAATCCGCGGTGAATGGTCTAACCAGCAGATGAGCACACCTATGAGTGAAGCTTTTCATCAGCTTCTGGAACTTAATGAAAAAATAACTGTTCTAGACAACCACATGGGAGAAAATTCAGACTGGGGTATA comes from the Treponema rectale genome and includes:
- a CDS encoding DUF5312 family protein codes for the protein MSSFFSNLFASLFGGNDPEAQKKRILKNIAKNLQKTKFRFYKSGSHEAEPGLAKFFYDIYKTLSNAQKAFQETNPNALKNVVINSMLSDNQKQIIDNLTEDAINDLGKKMPLKELSEKVKKDIESFNSEFDNTKLTKIDTLYTKLIVMMNLCTYDYYFIIKKFDSSFKEHNFSAQPRFQAINSSYIAEDLKNFIDVAWGIPFDADWDDVFKLLKFIKGTDIIAPNLWRRILAKIRTIKDKHVFEMMIQLISSNPAYKDTYKTEDLHIADDYLSQIRKQSDAALDAIKKRQAASKVDSLLSQVFGTNAIPKLKNYNDSNCDILERKGIGSYLYATPLSYLKQFLLEYTKKEVREISDILVIRGEWSNQQMSTPMSEAFHQLLELNEKITVLDNHMGENSDWGIKIKTHLPRADRDRDSKGIIQTTLKDANNMAAQCIISAVQNFVIFDRNLKMLLEDFVKMPRSELLLNWKDLDHFAEGRLKQMCVDVYKKIFGFVQLMQNFQVKVEED